From Pseudomonas sp. B21-028, one genomic window encodes:
- the motB gene encoding flagellar motor protein MotB, which yields MENNQPIIIKRVKRIAGGHHGGAWKIAFADFATAMMAFFLVLWLLSTATPEQKIAIAGYFKDPVGFSESGTPYIIDLGGSPTLAPDTTLNPEVKSQPQPDKVTVDSEQVEGMAEQVERERLELLLQELQNKVDENPQLQKFKDQILFEITPNGLRIQITDAENRPMFDSGSARLKPYFEDILLAMADTIKAVPNKISISGHTDAKPYIGKGDYGNWELSANRANAARRALVAGSYPDEQVARVVGYASSALFDRKDPFNPVNRRIDIVVLTKKAQKAIEGSQTDDPAPDPAQGEGAPGEAPAATPDAAADPNALPTDQQPVPAHELRERLNLFDDAAPKPPGTPAQ from the coding sequence ATGGAGAACAATCAGCCGATCATCATCAAGCGCGTCAAGCGCATCGCCGGCGGGCATCACGGGGGCGCCTGGAAAATCGCCTTCGCCGACTTCGCGACGGCGATGATGGCGTTCTTCCTGGTGCTGTGGCTGCTGTCCACCGCGACCCCGGAACAGAAGATCGCCATCGCCGGTTACTTCAAGGACCCGGTCGGCTTCTCCGAAAGCGGCACGCCCTACATCATCGACCTGGGCGGCTCGCCGACCCTGGCCCCGGACACCACGCTCAACCCCGAGGTCAAGTCCCAGCCGCAGCCTGACAAGGTGACGGTGGATTCCGAACAGGTCGAGGGCATGGCCGAGCAGGTCGAACGCGAGCGCCTGGAATTGCTGTTGCAGGAGTTGCAGAACAAGGTCGACGAGAACCCGCAACTGCAGAAATTCAAGGACCAGATCCTGTTCGAGATCACACCGAACGGCTTGCGCATCCAGATCACGGATGCCGAGAACCGGCCGATGTTCGATTCCGGCAGCGCACGCCTGAAGCCTTATTTCGAGGACATCCTGCTGGCGATGGCCGACACCATCAAGGCGGTGCCGAACAAGATCAGCATCAGCGGCCATACCGACGCCAAGCCGTACATCGGCAAGGGTGACTACGGTAACTGGGAGCTCTCGGCCAACCGTGCCAACGCGGCACGTCGCGCCCTGGTGGCCGGCAGCTATCCGGATGAGCAGGTGGCGCGAGTGGTCGGGTATGCCTCTTCGGCGTTGTTCGATCGCAAGGATCCGTTCAACCCGGTCAACCGGCGTATCGATATCGTGGTGTTGACCAAGAAGGCCCAGAAGGCCATCGAAGGTTCGCAGACCGACGATCCGGCACCAGACCCGGCCCAGGGCGAGGGTGCCCCGGGCGAAGCGCCGGCGGCGACGCCTGATGCTGCGGCTGATCCGAACGCCTTGCCGACCGATCAGCAACCGGTGCCGGCCCATGAGCTGCGCGAGCGTCTGAACCTGTTCGACGACGCCGCGCCGAAACCGCCGGGAACGCCTGCGCAGTGA
- the asd gene encoding archaetidylserine decarboxylase (Phosphatidylserine decarboxylase is synthesized as a single chain precursor. Generation of the pyruvoyl active site from a Ser is coupled to cleavage of a Gly-Ser bond between the larger (beta) and smaller (alpha chains). It is an integral membrane protein.) → MKNRLFIITQYLLPHHLLSRLAGCIAECRVRWFKNAFTQWFAKRYQVDMSQALVEDLTAYEHFNAFFTRALKEGARPLDETPGAILSPADGAVSQLGPIEHGRVFQAKGHSFSVLELLGGDSANAAPFMGGDFATIYLSPKDYHRVHMPLAGTLREMVYIPGRIFSVNQTTAENVPELFARNERVACIFDTERGPMAVVLVGAMIVASIETVWAGLVTPPKRELKTFRYDEASRAPIHLEKGAELGRFKLGSTAIVLFGPDQVKWAEELVAGSPVRMGQGLALPKA, encoded by the coding sequence ATGAAAAACCGTTTGTTCATCATCACTCAGTACCTGCTGCCCCACCACCTGCTGTCACGCTTGGCCGGCTGCATCGCCGAATGCCGCGTACGTTGGTTCAAGAATGCGTTCACCCAGTGGTTCGCCAAGCGTTATCAGGTGGACATGTCCCAGGCCCTGGTGGAAGACCTGACCGCCTACGAGCATTTCAATGCGTTCTTCACCCGCGCCTTGAAAGAAGGCGCACGGCCGCTGGATGAAACACCGGGCGCGATCCTCAGCCCTGCCGATGGCGCCGTCAGCCAGCTCGGTCCTATCGAGCACGGCCGGGTTTTCCAGGCCAAGGGCCACAGCTTCAGCGTGCTGGAACTGCTGGGTGGCGACTCGGCCAACGCAGCGCCGTTCATGGGTGGCGATTTCGCGACCATCTACCTGTCGCCCAAGGATTATCACCGCGTGCACATGCCGCTGGCCGGCACCTTGCGGGAAATGGTCTACATTCCGGGCCGCATCTTCTCGGTCAACCAGACCACCGCCGAAAACGTTCCAGAGCTGTTCGCCCGCAACGAACGCGTGGCGTGCATCTTCGACACCGAACGCGGACCAATGGCCGTGGTGCTGGTCGGCGCGATGATCGTGGCCTCCATCGAAACCGTCTGGGCCGGGCTGGTCACGCCACCCAAGCGCGAACTGAAGACCTTCCGCTACGACGAAGCGTCCCGTGCCCCGATCCACCTGGAAAAAGGCGCCGAGCTGGGCCGCTTCAAACTGGGTTCGACGGCCATCGTGCTGTTCGGGCCAGACCAGGTGAAGTGGGCCGAAGAGCTGGTGGCGGGCTCGCCAGTGCGGATGGGCCAGGGTTTGGCGCTGCCCAAGGCTTGA
- a CDS encoding HDOD domain-containing protein encodes MANETKVPTPRPTTLEGWVKLLEGVHLPVPQASHDLVCKAVADSRRSLRDIAELMQDSPALALSVIREANHHTHGSLTEPAENLEVAINRLGLKRTEELLARLPSLPEQEIPVTLRQLQLISQHATQQANGFFASRLARLWQDIHWGSLLFLSPLWPLALTHPRLLGEWEMRVIHRGQSARKVERELFGVGLLEICLAVVEAWRLPIWVGQGYRLLLNERRELVKVLRIARDSEHPLRQQNRLDDDPTLRRWLNQPANTVLLANGLALSAHQAWDCPHNIRWQYLTSLYLQMPMDELQQQLHQQAANSARHHAMLDLWHPAVALLWPPGSRRVQAARASVAQPSAEDLALWRKRCAALLVEPSPFSNAMHLTTSARDALVACGMRRVMILMADRGQTSVRVHQIAGLPPEAAAMSFSISQSKVLQRLLAQQAQVRLNPENNAQFSALLPPGLRAQFKGEHMLLRSLTCDGRVIMLVAVDQGGGPFTDVTVQAFGRTVQCIERALHTFTNRGR; translated from the coding sequence ATGGCTAACGAAACGAAGGTTCCAACCCCACGACCGACCACCCTCGAAGGCTGGGTAAAACTGCTCGAAGGCGTGCATTTGCCGGTGCCCCAGGCCAGTCATGACCTGGTCTGCAAGGCCGTTGCCGATAGCCGCCGCTCGTTGCGCGACATCGCCGAGCTCATGCAGGACAGTCCTGCCCTGGCCCTGAGCGTCATCCGCGAAGCCAACCATCATACCCATGGCAGCCTCACTGAGCCGGCGGAAAACCTCGAAGTGGCCATCAACCGCCTCGGCCTCAAGCGTACCGAGGAGTTGCTCGCCCGCCTGCCCTCGCTGCCGGAGCAGGAGATCCCCGTCACCCTGCGCCAGTTGCAGTTGATCAGCCAGCACGCCACACAACAGGCCAATGGCTTTTTTGCCAGCCGCCTGGCACGGCTGTGGCAGGACATCCACTGGGGCAGCCTGTTGTTCCTGTCACCGCTTTGGCCACTTGCCCTGACTCACCCGCGGTTGCTGGGGGAATGGGAGATGCGGGTGATCCATAGAGGTCAGTCGGCCCGCAAGGTGGAGCGCGAGTTGTTCGGCGTCGGCCTGCTGGAAATCTGTCTTGCGGTGGTGGAAGCCTGGCGTTTGCCCATCTGGGTGGGGCAAGGCTATCGCCTCCTGCTCAACGAGCGCCGTGAACTGGTGAAGGTGCTGCGCATCGCCCGGGACAGCGAACATCCGTTGCGCCAGCAGAATCGTCTGGACGACGACCCGACCCTGCGACGCTGGCTCAACCAGCCGGCCAACACCGTACTGCTGGCAAATGGCCTGGCACTTTCGGCGCATCAGGCCTGGGACTGTCCCCACAACATCCGCTGGCAATACCTCACCAGCCTGTATCTGCAGATGCCCATGGATGAGCTTCAGCAACAGTTGCACCAGCAGGCCGCCAACAGCGCCCGCCACCACGCCATGCTGGACCTCTGGCACCCGGCCGTGGCATTGCTCTGGCCTCCCGGCAGCCGTCGCGTCCAGGCCGCCAGGGCTTCTGTCGCCCAACCCAGCGCCGAAGACCTGGCCCTGTGGCGCAAACGATGCGCGGCATTGCTGGTGGAGCCGAGCCCGTTCAGCAACGCCATGCACCTGACCACCTCGGCACGGGATGCGCTGGTGGCATGCGGCATGCGCCGGGTGATGATCCTGATGGCCGACCGCGGCCAGACCAGCGTGCGCGTACACCAGATCGCCGGCCTGCCCCCCGAGGCGGCGGCCATGAGTTTCTCCATCAGCCAGAGCAAGGTGTTGCAGCGGTTGCTGGCGCAGCAGGCACAGGTTCGCCTGAACCCGGAGAACAATGCACAGTTCTCGGCATTGTTGCCACCGGGGCTGCGAGCCCAGTTCAAGGGCGAGCACATGCTGTTGCGCTCCCTGACCTGCGATGGCCGGGTGATCATGCTGGTGGCCGTGGACCAGGGCGGCGGGCCCTTCACGGATGTGACGGTGCAAGCCTTCGGCAGGACCGTGCAGTGCATCGAACGGGCCCTGCATACCTTTACCAACCGCGGTCGCTGA
- the tsaE gene encoding tRNA (adenosine(37)-N6)-threonylcarbamoyltransferase complex ATPase subunit type 1 TsaE, whose protein sequence is MSEVTLYMADEHAMTAFGARIARITAGHGLVFLVGDLGAGKTTLSRGIIRGLGHVGAVKSPTFTLVEPYEIGDIRAFHFDLYRLVDPEELEFLGIRDYFEEDALCLIEWPDKGAGFLPKPDLTITIGAQNGGRSLKLTPQGSRGESWCAALALEN, encoded by the coding sequence TTGTCTGAAGTAACCCTGTACATGGCTGATGAACACGCCATGACGGCATTCGGTGCCCGCATCGCGCGTATCACGGCGGGCCACGGCCTGGTTTTCCTCGTCGGCGACCTTGGTGCGGGGAAGACCACCTTGTCCCGGGGCATCATTCGCGGCCTCGGACACGTTGGCGCGGTAAAAAGCCCCACGTTCACATTGGTCGAACCCTACGAGATCGGCGACATTCGTGCCTTCCATTTTGACCTGTACCGATTGGTAGACCCCGAGGAACTGGAATTCCTCGGCATTCGCGATTATTTCGAGGAAGACGCCTTGTGCCTGATCGAATGGCCCGACAAGGGTGCAGGCTTTTTGCCAAAGCCTGACCTGACCATTACCATTGGCGCGCAGAACGGCGGGCGTTCGCTGAAACTGACGCCGCAAGGCTCGCGAGGCGAGTCGTGGTGTGCCGCATTGGCACTGGAAAACTAA
- a CDS encoding trimeric intracellular cation channel family protein, whose amino-acid sequence MMLLMLYLIAITAEAMTGALSAGRRGMDWFGVVLIACVTALGGGSVRDVLLGHYPLTWVKHPEYLVLTTAAAMLTVFLARWMRHLRSMFLVLDAVGLVAFTLIGCMTALEMGHGMLVASVSGVITGVFGGILRDIFCNDIPLIFRRELYASVSFAAAWCYLLCVYLTLPSEQAVLITLFGGFLLRLLAIRFHWEMPKFVYNDEV is encoded by the coding sequence ATCATGTTGTTGATGCTCTATCTGATCGCCATCACCGCCGAAGCCATGACCGGCGCCCTGTCCGCCGGGCGGCGGGGCATGGACTGGTTCGGCGTGGTGCTGATCGCCTGCGTCACGGCGCTGGGTGGCGGCTCGGTGCGCGACGTATTGCTCGGGCATTACCCGCTCACCTGGGTCAAGCACCCGGAATACCTGGTGCTGACCACGGCAGCGGCCATGCTGACGGTGTTCCTGGCGCGCTGGATGCGTCATCTGCGCTCGATGTTCCTGGTACTCGACGCCGTGGGCCTGGTGGCATTCACGCTGATCGGCTGCATGACGGCCCTGGAAATGGGGCATGGCATGTTGGTGGCGTCGGTCAGTGGTGTCATTACCGGCGTGTTCGGCGGGATCCTGCGCGACATCTTCTGTAACGATATTCCGCTGATCTTCCGGCGCGAGCTGTATGCAAGTGTCTCGTTTGCCGCCGCATGGTGTTATCTGCTGTGTGTCTACCTGACCTTGCCCAGTGAACAGGCCGTGCTCATCACCTTGTTCGGCGGTTTCCTGCTGCGGCTCCTGGCGATCCGCTTCCACTGGGAAATGCCGAAGTTCGTCTACAACGACGAAGTCTGA
- the motA gene encoding flagellar motor stator protein MotA, with protein sequence MAKIIGIIVVFASVLGGYVLSHGKIAALIQPFEVMIIGGAALGAFLQANPGYMTMHVLKKSLGMFSSRFSHTFYLEVLGLIYEILNKSRREGMMAIEGDIEDAAASPIFAKYPAVLKDARMTAFICDYLRIMSSGNMAPHELEGLFDMELYSLKEDLDHPSHAVTGIADAMPGFGIVAAVLGIVVTMASLGEGDQKSIGLHVGAALVGTFFGILAAYGFFGPLAHSLAHDAKEELNTYEAIKASLVASASGMPPSLAVEFGRKVLYPAHRPSFAELEQAVRGR encoded by the coding sequence ATGGCTAAAATTATCGGCATCATTGTCGTGTTCGCGAGCGTGCTCGGCGGATACGTGCTCTCCCATGGCAAGATTGCCGCTCTGATCCAACCCTTCGAGGTGATGATCATCGGTGGTGCGGCCCTTGGCGCATTCCTGCAGGCCAACCCCGGCTACATGACGATGCACGTGCTCAAGAAGTCCTTGGGCATGTTCAGTTCGCGCTTCAGCCACACCTTCTATCTCGAGGTGCTGGGACTGATCTACGAGATCCTCAACAAGAGCCGCCGCGAAGGCATGATGGCGATCGAGGGCGATATCGAAGACGCCGCCGCCAGCCCGATCTTCGCCAAGTATCCGGCAGTGCTCAAGGACGCCCGCATGACGGCGTTCATCTGTGATTACCTGCGCATCATGTCGTCCGGCAACATGGCCCCCCATGAGCTCGAGGGCCTGTTCGACATGGAGCTGTACAGCCTCAAGGAAGACCTCGATCATCCGTCCCACGCCGTGACCGGCATTGCCGACGCCATGCCCGGCTTCGGTATCGTCGCGGCGGTACTGGGTATCGTGGTGACCATGGCTTCCCTGGGCGAGGGCGACCAGAAGTCCATCGGCCTGCACGTGGGCGCGGCTCTGGTCGGTACCTTCTTCGGTATCCTGGCCGCCTACGGCTTCTTCGGCCCGCTGGCCCATTCCCTGGCCCATGATGCCAAGGAAGAACTCAATACCTACGAGGCCATCAAGGCCTCCCTGGTGGCTTCGGCCTCGGGCATGCCGCCTTCGCTGGCCGTGGAGTTCGGCCGCAAGGTCCTGTACCCGGCGCACCGTCCAAGCTTCGCCGAGCTGGAACAAGCGGTTCGCGGTCGTTAA
- a CDS encoding NAD(P)H-hydrate dehydratase yields the protein MPHTKDDFPDALYSAAQVRALDAQLIAAGTTGFELMQRAARATWRAIVRRWPDASELTVLAGHGNNAGDGYLVATLARRAGWSVRVLTVGEPRRLLGDAANAHAEAVAVGVPVEPWADESELRGVLLDALLGTGLSGEVREPYVRAIDTINVSGLPVAAVDIPSGLCADTGRVLGTAVNADLTVTFIGLKLGLFTGDAADRVGELVFNDLHADPDIVEAAPVSARLLSPHNLPRLAPRAPTSHKGSFGHVLLIGGDRGFGGAIQMSAESALRCGAGMVSMATRGEHVGAALTRLPEVMVQGTHSANQLMGLLKQAGVLVVGPGLGQAAWGRSLLSAAANAPLPQVWDADALNLLSVGAVSLPEGCVITPHPGEAARLLEISTAQVQADRPAAVQALSKKYTATVILKGAGSLIASPDGRLAICSQGHPAMATAGLGDVLAGVVGALLAQGLAGFEAACLAVWLHANAGAQAGRSGRGLAATDLIPAIRQLLEEQSPCLK from the coding sequence ATGCCGCACACTAAAGATGATTTTCCCGACGCACTGTACAGTGCCGCACAGGTCCGGGCCCTTGATGCACAGCTGATTGCGGCAGGCACCACCGGCTTCGAATTGATGCAACGAGCGGCTCGCGCCACCTGGCGGGCTATCGTCCGACGCTGGCCTGATGCCAGTGAACTGACCGTGCTCGCCGGCCATGGCAACAACGCCGGCGACGGTTATCTGGTGGCCACCCTGGCCCGGCGTGCCGGTTGGTCGGTGCGGGTCCTGACGGTGGGCGAGCCCCGCCGTCTGCTCGGTGACGCCGCCAACGCCCATGCCGAGGCCGTCGCGGTTGGTGTACCGGTAGAACCCTGGGCGGACGAGTCGGAATTGCGCGGTGTGCTGCTGGACGCATTGCTCGGTACCGGCTTGAGCGGCGAGGTGCGTGAGCCCTATGTCCGGGCCATCGACACGATCAACGTCAGTGGTCTTCCGGTCGCCGCGGTGGATATCCCCTCCGGGCTGTGTGCCGATACCGGTCGGGTGTTGGGCACGGCGGTGAACGCCGATCTGACCGTGACCTTCATTGGCCTGAAGCTGGGCCTGTTCACCGGCGATGCTGCGGACCGGGTCGGTGAGCTGGTCTTCAACGACCTCCACGCCGATCCTGACATCGTTGAAGCGGCACCGGTCAGCGCCCGATTGCTCTCACCCCATAATCTGCCGCGCCTGGCGCCTCGCGCGCCTACTTCCCATAAAGGCTCGTTCGGGCATGTCCTGTTGATCGGCGGCGACCGTGGATTTGGCGGCGCCATCCAGATGAGCGCCGAAAGCGCCCTGCGTTGCGGCGCGGGCATGGTCTCCATGGCAACCCGCGGCGAACATGTCGGCGCTGCGCTGACCCGTTTGCCGGAGGTCATGGTGCAAGGCACTCATTCGGCGAACCAACTGATGGGTTTGCTCAAACAGGCGGGTGTGCTGGTGGTCGGGCCCGGGCTGGGCCAGGCTGCGTGGGGCCGCAGTCTGTTGTCGGCAGCGGCCAATGCGCCGTTGCCACAGGTGTGGGACGCCGATGCACTGAACCTGCTGAGTGTCGGTGCGGTCAGCCTGCCGGAAGGCTGTGTGATCACCCCGCATCCGGGCGAAGCTGCGCGGCTCCTGGAGATCTCCACGGCCCAGGTGCAGGCCGATCGTCCGGCCGCTGTCCAGGCATTGAGCAAAAAATATACAGCCACGGTGATTCTCAAGGGCGCCGGCAGTCTGATTGCCAGCCCGGACGGTCGCCTGGCCATTTGCAGCCAGGGCCATCCAGCCATGGCTACCGCTGGCCTGGGGGACGTGCTGGCCGGAGTGGTCGGCGCCTTGCTCGCCCAGGGGCTGGCGGGCTTCGAGGCGGCGTGCCTGGCGGTGTGGCTGCACGCCAACGCCGGTGCGCAAGCCGGTCGGTCGGGCCGTGGACTGGCGGCGACCGATCTGATTCCGGCCATTCGTCAGTTGTTGGAGGAGCAATCACCTTGTCTGAAGTAA
- the orn gene encoding oligoribonuclease, whose protein sequence is MQNPQNLIWIDLEMTGLNPDTDVIIEMATIVTDSDLNTLAEGPVIAIHHSDEILAGMDEWNTRQHGGSGLTQRVRESKISMAEAEAQTIAFLEQWVPKGKSPICGNSICQDRRFLYTHMKSLESYFHYRNLDVSTLKELAARWAPEVRDSFQKGGSHLALDDIRESIAELQHYRKHFIKF, encoded by the coding sequence ATGCAAAACCCGCAGAACCTGATCTGGATCGACCTGGAAATGACCGGTCTGAACCCCGACACCGACGTCATCATCGAAATGGCCACCATCGTCACCGACAGTGACCTCAACACCCTGGCCGAGGGCCCGGTGATCGCGATCCATCATAGCGACGAGATCCTGGCCGGCATGGACGAATGGAACACCCGCCAGCACGGCGGCTCGGGCCTGACCCAGCGGGTACGCGAGAGCAAGATCAGCATGGCCGAGGCCGAGGCCCAGACCATCGCCTTCCTCGAGCAGTGGGTGCCGAAGGGCAAATCACCGATCTGCGGCAACAGCATCTGCCAGGACCGGCGCTTCCTCTATACCCACATGAAATCCCTGGAAAGCTACTTCCACTATCGCAATCTGGACGTTTCCACCCTCAAGGAACTGGCTGCCCGCTGGGCGCCTGAAGTGCGTGACAGCTTCCAGAAGGGCGGCAGCCACCTGGCCCTGGACGACATCCGCGAGTCCATTGCCGAACTGCAGCATTACCGCAAGCATTTCATCAAGTTCTGA
- the rsgA gene encoding small ribosomal subunit biogenesis GTPase RsgA: MAKRQLNRRQNWRIEKIQGERAARAAKRESSAVQALEGGDLGPEQTGLVIAHFGVQVEVEAREGELAGQVFRCHLRANLPALVTGDQVVWRAGNQGIGVIVAQLPRHTELCRPDSRGQLKPVAANVDMIVIVFAPLPEPHANLIDRYLVAAEHAGIRPLLLLNKFDLIDEQNAPALNALLAVYRQLGYPVLEVSAHHGNGMEQLQRQLDGRISVFVGQSGVGKSSLVNSLLPEVETRVGPLSELSGQGTHTTTTARLFHFPGGGELIDSPGIREFGLGHVSRADVEAGFIEFNDLIGTCRFRDCKHDREPGCALLKALEDGRVQQQRMNSYRSIIASLPESSY; encoded by the coding sequence ATGGCCAAACGCCAACTCAATCGTCGTCAGAACTGGCGCATCGAAAAGATCCAGGGCGAGCGCGCCGCTCGCGCCGCCAAACGCGAGTCCAGTGCGGTGCAAGCCCTGGAAGGCGGCGACCTCGGCCCCGAACAGACCGGCCTGGTGATCGCGCACTTCGGTGTGCAGGTCGAGGTCGAGGCCCGCGAAGGCGAACTGGCCGGCCAGGTATTCCGTTGCCACTTGCGGGCGAACCTGCCGGCGTTGGTCACCGGCGACCAGGTGGTCTGGCGTGCCGGCAACCAGGGTATCGGCGTGATCGTGGCACAACTGCCGCGCCACACCGAGCTGTGTCGTCCGGACAGCCGAGGCCAGCTCAAGCCGGTGGCGGCCAACGTCGACATGATCGTCATCGTGTTCGCCCCGCTGCCCGAGCCCCACGCCAACCTGATCGACCGCTATCTGGTGGCGGCCGAACACGCCGGTATCCGCCCGTTGCTGCTGCTCAACAAGTTCGACCTGATCGATGAACAGAACGCCCCGGCGCTGAACGCCTTGCTGGCGGTCTATCGGCAACTGGGTTACCCGGTGCTGGAAGTCTCGGCCCACCACGGCAACGGCATGGAACAATTGCAACGGCAATTGGACGGGCGCATCAGCGTGTTCGTCGGCCAATCCGGTGTCGGCAAGTCTTCGTTGGTCAACAGCCTGCTGCCGGAGGTCGAAACCCGGGTCGGGCCACTGTCCGAGCTGTCCGGCCAGGGCACCCACACCACCACTACCGCGCGGTTGTTCCACTTCCCCGGTGGCGGTGAGCTGATCGACTCGCCAGGCATCCGCGAGTTCGGCCTGGGCCATGTCAGCCGGGCCGATGTGGAAGCCGGGTTCATCGAGTTCAACGACCTGATCGGCACCTGCCGCTTCCGTGACTGCAAGCACGACCGCGAACCCGGCTGCGCCTTGCTCAAGGCACTGGAAGACGGCCGCGTCCAGCAGCAACGGATGAACAGCTATCGCTCGATCATCGCCAGCTTGCCGGAAAGCAGTTATTGA
- the queG gene encoding tRNA epoxyqueuosine(34) reductase QueG, with amino-acid sequence MPAIPTDLPALAQSIKDWGRELGFQQVGISGLDLGEHEQHLQRWLDAGYHGEMDYMGAHGSKRSHPEELVPGTLRVVSLRMDYLPGDTHMAQMLGQPEKAYVSRYALGRDYHKLIRKRVQQLAEKIQAVIGPFGYRAFVDSAPVLEKAIAEQAGLGWIGKNTLVLNRKAGSYFFLSELFVDLPLPVDPPHASEHCGKCTACLDICPTKAFIGPYVLDARRCISYLTIELKSAIPEELRPLIGNRVFGCDDCQIVCPWNRFARPSGENDFKPRHNLDNAGLAELFLWNEETFLKSTEGSPLRRAGYERWLRNLAVGLGNAPSTIPVLQALEARRDHPSELVREHVEWALRQHAQRQTSSL; translated from the coding sequence ATGCCTGCCATTCCCACCGATCTCCCCGCCCTCGCCCAATCCATCAAGGACTGGGGCCGCGAGCTGGGCTTCCAGCAAGTCGGCATCAGCGGACTGGACCTTGGCGAGCATGAGCAACACCTGCAGCGCTGGCTCGATGCGGGCTACCACGGCGAAATGGACTACATGGGTGCCCACGGCAGCAAGCGCTCGCACCCCGAGGAACTGGTGCCGGGCACACTGCGGGTGGTGTCCCTGCGCATGGACTACCTGCCAGGCGACACACACATGGCACAAATGCTCGGCCAACCGGAAAAAGCCTACGTCTCGCGTTATGCGTTGGGCCGCGATTACCACAAATTGATCCGTAAACGCGTGCAACAACTGGCAGAAAAAATCCAGGCGGTCATCGGCCCCTTCGGCTACCGCGCCTTCGTCGACAGCGCACCGGTCCTGGAAAAAGCCATCGCCGAACAGGCCGGCCTCGGCTGGATCGGCAAGAACACGCTGGTACTGAACCGCAAGGCCGGGAGTTATTTTTTCCTGAGCGAACTGTTCGTCGACCTGCCGCTGCCGGTGGATCCGCCCCATGCCAGCGAACACTGTGGCAAATGCACGGCGTGCCTGGACATCTGTCCGACCAAGGCTTTCATCGGCCCCTACGTACTGGACGCCCGCCGCTGCATTTCCTACCTGACCATCGAGCTGAAAAGCGCCATTCCTGAAGAGTTGCGCCCCTTGATCGGCAACCGGGTGTTCGGCTGTGATGACTGTCAGATCGTTTGTCCGTGGAACCGTTTCGCCCGGCCGTCCGGAGAAAATGACTTCAAGCCACGCCACAACCTGGACAATGCCGGGCTGGCCGAGCTGTTCCTGTGGAACGAGGAAACCTTCCTCAAGAGCACCGAAGGCTCGCCGTTGCGCCGTGCCGGCTATGAGCGCTGGCTGCGCAACCTGGCGGTAGGCCTGGGCAATGCACCGTCAACGATTCCAGTGCTTCAGGCACTGGAGGCACGCCGCGATCATCCCTCGGAGCTGGTGCGTGAGCATGTGGAATGGGCGCTACGCCAGCACGCGCAGCGTCAGACTTCGTCGTTGTAG
- a CDS encoding rhodanese-like domain-containing protein, protein MPDFSGLPLVIEPSDLLPRLDARDLILVDLTSAARYSTGHIPGARFVDPKRTQLGQPPAPGLLPAKADLETLFGELGHNPDAVYVVYDDEGGGWAGRFIWLLDVIGHSKYHYLDGGLLAWLDESLPVSTDLPASVGAPVQLTLHDEPTATREYLQSRLGAADLAIWDARGPLEYSGEKVVAARGGHIPGAVNFEWTAGMDKARSLRIRQDMPQILEQLGITPDKEIITHCQTHHRSGFTYLVAKALGYPRVKGYAGSWGEWGNHPDTPIEL, encoded by the coding sequence ATGCCTGACTTCTCTGGCTTGCCGCTGGTGATCGAGCCAAGCGATCTGCTCCCGCGTCTCGATGCCCGCGACCTGATTCTGGTAGACCTGACCAGCGCCGCGCGCTACAGCACCGGGCACATTCCCGGCGCACGCTTCGTCGATCCCAAGCGTACGCAATTGGGCCAGCCGCCAGCACCGGGATTGTTGCCGGCCAAAGCCGATCTCGAGACACTGTTCGGCGAGCTCGGGCACAACCCGGATGCGGTCTACGTGGTCTATGACGACGAAGGTGGCGGCTGGGCCGGACGCTTTATCTGGCTGCTGGACGTGATCGGCCATTCGAAGTACCACTATCTCGACGGCGGCCTGCTGGCGTGGCTGGACGAAAGCCTGCCCGTCAGCACCGATCTACCGGCCTCCGTCGGCGCCCCAGTGCAACTGACGTTGCACGACGAACCCACCGCCACCCGCGAATACCTGCAAAGCCGTCTCGGTGCCGCCGACCTGGCGATCTGGGACGCGCGCGGCCCGCTGGAGTATTCCGGCGAGAAAGTCGTGGCGGCCAGGGGCGGTCACATTCCCGGTGCGGTCAATTTCGAATGGACCGCAGGCATGGACAAGGCGCGCAGCCTGCGTATCCGCCAGGACATGCCGCAGATCCTCGAACAACTGGGCATCACGCCCGACAAAGAAATCATCACCCACTGCCAGACCCACCACCGTTCCGGCTTCACCTATCTGGTGGCCAAGGCGCTCGGTTACCCGCGAGTCAAGGGCTACGCCGGTTCCTGGGGCGAATGGGGCAACCACCCCGACACCCCGATCGAGCTTTGA